Genomic DNA from Budorcas taxicolor isolate Tak-1 chromosome 5, Takin1.1, whole genome shotgun sequence:
ctttctggcttacttcactctgtataacaggctccagtttcatccacctcatcagaactaattcaaatgtattctttcaattaaaacagcccactatatatttttatagttatgTTGTCAttgttaaaaaaatgatttatcatTATTGCTGAAGACTATTTTATGCATTAGTGTCTTAAGTGATGTCTATTAAAAAGTTATACATGTAtacttttaaagagtttttttgaAGTTACACTTCTATTATACTGGAGAGGCTGTGCTATATAGTTGAATAgaaatatacagtggaggtgaatGCTACTGGGTGCAAATAGTATTCTCCAGCAATTACTAGCAATACATAACTTTGCTAGGTCTATTCAAGCATATTTTGTAGAAAAAcacatgtaaataaaaattaaactttaaaaataataaagatggttGCCAGTGGAGGAATGGGAATGAGAAATGGacatacaaaagaaaaattaaaaaaacaaaataatggaaTGGCAATACCTAAAGATAATTATTATACAGAAAGGCCCAAGAGAAACAACTTTCAACTGTctacacagaaaaaagaaatgggagtCATTAAACTTCAATTTTGCCATTCCTCAAAAGTTTACGTAGGAGACATGGTTTGAGAATTAGCAAACACATCTTATGTGAAAAAGTTTATTACCCTCATTGTATGCTTAGCATTGCTTTCAGTGAAAAATGtgagaagattttaaaattaaaagatatgtgGAACactgttatgaataatttttttgatTTCACAAAGTTATACTCATCTTATTCTCTGTATATGATTCTTATTCAAAGTTAGAATTTTTATAGAAGTTATCTCTCTGAAAGTTTAGTCCTTCATGTTTTGTATAGGATTTATTCAactaatatttctttaaaaaacagtacTGATCATATTTGTCTTCACAGGGATTCATATGCACACTAAACACATAATATTAATACTTGAGACAAAATGGATGGGAAATTCATGACATTTAGGGGAAGCATAGTGTCTGTGGAAATTAGATAGCAAAGATGGCTTGCTTTCTCTGTATCCACACCCTCTGCAACGTGTGTCCCAGCTCCTTCCATGCACAAGTGATTCTGTATTTCTCCCTTGAATGTTGGTTGGTCCTGTGACTTGCTTGACTAATAGAGTGTGTGATGTAGAAGGGATATTGTGCCAAGGACTCCAGAGGCCTTGCCTGCTTCTACTCTCTCCCTTGGAGCCTCAAGATCTTACCATATGAACAATTGTTAGCTGGAAGATAAAACATCATCTGGAAGAGCTTTCATTTATCTTAGTAAGGAGTCATTCAACTTTTAAAGTTGTGAGTGAGGCCCTACCTGACAACAAGACCTAGTCATCCTTAATGACATTCATATAAAGAAATCCTGTGCTAAAGGTCTCTTGTTCAGACACATGGTTCATAGAACAGATGGTTGTTGCCCTTGCTGTGCTGACTGATATTGGGACATTTCTGTGTGTAGTTCTGTCATATATATACATCATCAAGACCATCATAAAGTTCCCTTCTGCCCAGCAAAAGAGGAAGGCCTGTTCTACCTGTTCtcacatgatatatatatatatatatatatatacactttttggatgtttacatttaaagcaaGACAATGGATGCTATGACTCCATTAATATTCCCATCAGttcaaaaattcaattttttttcccacacaAGATTTAATAGTTATTTTATTGCTCATAGCCAGATTAGAGTTTAGGTAAATCCCTTCTCCTAGAAatctaatttcatatttttttgatATGAGATGTCATCTTGCAGAAAGTTTATTGTCAACAGGAGTTGAAATGGTGCAACTTGCTTATTTCAACAGGCATTGAAAGGATGGTTTTGGATCAGAGATTAAATAATAACAGTGGTATAAGAAAGTTAATATAAACAGACAATAGACCAGGGTACATTAGTTAAGTAATGAGAGTATGACATTAAGGACAAATGctctttttaaattcatattttatgcttAATTTCAACATTCTTTTACTTCTTTGAAATCAATGAAATTCTTTTGATTAAGTCAGTAAAAGCTTGTTTTACTTGCTTGTTCCTCAGGCTATATATAAGTGGGTTTAACATGGGGGCAACTGAAGTAGTAAGCACTAACACACCCTTATTAATTGCCACTTCATCTTTTGCTGAAGGTTTGACATAGATAAAGATACAACTGCCATAGGTAATAGAAACCACAATCAGGTGAGAAGAGCAGGTAGAAAAGGCCTTCATCTTTTGCTGGGTGAAAGGGAAATTTATGATGGTCTTGATGATGTATATATATGACAGAACTACACACAGAAATGTCCCAATATCAGTCAGCACAGCAAGGGCAACAACCATCTGTTCTATGAACCATGTGTCTGAACAAGAGATCTTCAGCACAGGAGAGGCATCACAGAGAAAATGATCAATGACATGATAGTCACAGAATTCCAGATTTAAGCCCAGGCAAAGTGGTGGAAATATAACCAGCCCACCTGCTATCCAACAGCAAATAACAAGTCTTCCACAGATTCTACTGTTCATGATGGTTGCATAATGTAAAGGtttacagatggccacatagtgGTCATAGGACATGATGGCCAGGAGAGAAAATTCTGTTGCTgcaaaaaggaagataaaaaataGTTGACTGATGCAGGCATTATAGGAAATAGTTTTGTCCCCAGTTGATAAGCTGTATAAGAATCTGGGAATGCAGACTGTGGTGAATAAGGTTTCTAAAAAGGAGAAGTGTTtgaggaaaaagtacatgggaGTTTTAAGGCGAGAGTCTACTATAGTGAGTATAATGATGGTCAGATTCCCAGTGACACTCAATAAGTAGGACACaagcagaaatataaaaatcagaacCTGCATTGGAGGGTCATCTGTCAGTCCCTGGAGTATGAATGTAGGTAATGATGTATGGTTTCTCATTGCTGACTTGTACTTCTTCTCAAACTCCTCACAAAGTCAAGTGACATTGGACTGAGAAAACTTGTATGAAATTAAGAAGCCATGGACATTGGGTAGAAAAGAAAATCCAATCAATGCAATggatattcattttattcttttacttgaCAATGACCGATCATAACTCTGGGATTATCAAGTCTTTTAATGTGTGTTATGTTTATAAGTATCTTCAATATCATGGTTTTCTGAAATGTTTGTTCTCCTGTCCATATGTTTAGATCTCCTTGCATGCTCTCGAATCTCTATTTCTCAATTCACCTAAACCTTCTCTTCTACTGTCTGAAATGTATTTAGCTATAGAAATAGAAAGGATCATCTGTGTGACATGATTTTTTGTTTATTACagtgttatttttctcttattaattCTTTACTACTCTCAAGTTTGAATGAACTCACAAGCTGCTTAAAATTTTGGTTCCtgttaaaagcaaataaatggcTGAGTTTGACATTTTATACGGAGTCTATATGCCATGTGTTCAGTATTTGAATGTTTTCTGTTACTGCAATGACCAAAAaagttatttcattatatatattttggtaTCAGATGCGTCATCCAAATAACACTGATACTTTTCCATTTTGCTATTTATCTTGAAGTTTCTATATCAATACCCAATTTCCCCTTCATTTTAACTCTGGTAGAATTAGCATTTAATGAGTACTACATAAACAAGTAGTCATATAcatatacagtcagaaaaaacaagactgggagttgactgcagcttagatcacgaactccttattgccatattcagatttaaattgaagaaagtggggaaaaccactagaccatgcaggtatgacttaaatcaaatcccttatgactatacagtggaagtgagaaacagatttaaggaactagatctgatagacagagtgcctgatgaactatggacggaggttcatgacattgtacaggagacagaaatcaagatcatcccccaaaaaaagaaatgcaaaaaaggaaaatggcagtctgaggaggccttacaaatagctgtgataagaagagaagtgaaaagcaaaggagaaaaggaaatatatacctatttgaatacagagttccaaagaatagcaaggagagattaaaaaaagccttcctcagggatcagtgcaaagaaacagaggaaaataatagaatgggaaagactagagatctcttcaagaaaattagagataccaagggaacatttcatgcaaagatgggctcaataaaggacagaaatggcatggacctaacagaagcagaagatattaagaggtggcaagaatataaaaaaaagatcttcatgacccagataatcacgatggtgatatcactcacactcacctagagccagacatcctggaatgtgaagtcaagtgggccttaggaagcatctgaacaaagctagtggaggtgatggatttccagttgagctatttcaaatcctaaaagatgatgctgtgaaagtgctgcactcaatatgtcagcaaatttggaaaactcaacagtagccacaggactggaaaaggtcagttttcattccaatcccaaagaaaggcaatgccaaagaatgctcaaactaccacacaactgcactcatctcgcatgctaataaagtaatgctcaaaattctccaagctaggcttcagcaatacatgaaccatgaacttccagatgttcaagctggttttagaaaaggtagaggaaccagagatcaaattgccaacatccgctggatcatggaaaaagcaagagagttccagaaaaaaacatctatttctgctttattgactatgtcaaagcctttgactgtgtggatcacaataaactgtggaaaattctgaaagagatgggaataccagaccacctgacctgtctcttgagaaacctatatgcaggtcaggaagcaacagttagaactggacatgggacaacagactggttccaaataggaaaaggagtacgtcaaggctgtatattgtcaccctgcttatttaacttctatgcagagtacatcatgagagacgctgggctggatgaagcacatgctggaatccagattgccaggagaagtgtcaataacctcagttatgaagatgacaccaccattatgccagaaagtgaagaactttaaagagcctcttgataagagtgaaagaggagagtgaaaaagttggcttatagctcaacattcagaaagtgaagatcatggcatttggtcctatcacttcatgggaaatagatggggaaacagtggaaacagtggctgactttatttgttggggctccaaaatcactgcagatggtgattgcagccatgaaattacaagatgcttactccttggaaggaaagttatgaccaacctagacagcatattaaaaagcagagatattactctgccaacaaaggtcatctggttaaggctatggcttttccagtagtcatttatggatgtgagagttggcctataaagaaagctggacgctgaagaattgatgcttttgagctgtggtgttggagaagactcttgagaatcccttggactgcaaggaggtccaaccagtccatcctaaaggagatcaagtctgggtattcattggaaggactgatgttgaagctgaaactccaatactttggccacctgatgcgaagagctgactcatttgaaaagaccctgacactgggaaagattgacggcaggagaaggggacgacagaggataagatggttggatggcatcactgactcaatggacatggattggggtgaactctgggtgtttatgacacacagggaggcctggcgagctggggtcgcatagagttgaacatgactgagtgactgaactgaacataaataaGTTACCTGCTGCTGTATGAGGTTAAGAAATTATTATAAGCAACTGAACAAACCCATCCTGAGTAATTTAACCTCATTTGTTTGTATTATCATGGTCACGAAGGACGAGGGGATACAGGATGAGACACAAGTTGGAGACCAAGGATAAATGAGAATTCCTTTTCAATTATTTACCTTGAATTGGATCCTGCAACAGAGAAATGACATCAGAGGAAAAACTGGGAAAATCCGAGTAAAATCTGTACTTAAtctaatgaatttattttaattttacttaattatcTTTTTCGAGAATCTTTGTCTCTTCTGAGACTCTCTCATCTCTGTGCTTCTGTGGACTTGCCTGCCAAAGCTGGGTCATCTGGTGCTCCATTCAGGCTGAGTCCATGGGCACTGGGAACTCTTGGGAGCAGACAGTGGGACGCAGAGCGTGCATGCAGACTCAAGACAGCGATGGAGGAGGCACCCTCACTGCCTGCCTGGCCTTGCCATGACCGAGACCCACCGTGAAATCTGTATTTCAGTTCTTAGTATTTGCATACAGTATACATTCTTTAGTGATAATAATTATACTGTGATTATGCAGGATGCTTCCAATAGGGAGAGCTAGGTGAAGGATATCTGGGAACTGGCTCCACTATTTTGTCAACACTTCTTTAAGTACAAaagttttcataattaaaaaatttaccaaatagaaataaaaaagaaaactgaaaagcgAACAGCAGTTGCAGAGCACTTTTTATCATTCTGGCAGTATGTTGGGGGCAGCTCTTCACATGCATCATTTGCCTGGTAAAATAGCTACCAATCCTTTGTGCTTCTTCAGCAATATTTTTGTGGTGATGTTCATTTTATGCCATCTGTGAATATATAGGATATtcattgaaattaattttatagttAAATTATGGCTTAATGTTAATCATAAATGTGTGAATTGCATGGATTTTGTCTATACCTTATAAGGCAAAATTATAATATTGACTAATAGGACTTGAAGTGCTTGCAGTTTTTGACCCATTGATAACACACTCCTGTGATGAGGATGTTCGTGTTTAGAAAGGAATGTTACCTATGAAGCAACTCTTCAGAGTGCTTCCACCAAAGAACGACCTTTGCTTTCCACAAACCAAAATGACATCTCTCTACAAGTTTAAGTGAAGTCTGTTTCCTGATACAGCTCTGTTCATTACCAGCTTTCCAacccttcttttcccttcactaaaCTGATACTGATACCTGCAAGTTTAGCAAGTTTTGGCTAGTGTACTTCCTACAAAAACATTTCTTGAAACTTCGTTGTGTaaattctctgcttctctttttccCCTCTAGCCCCCTATACTTCTCTGTTACAACTAAACATGTGAATGTAATTTTATTGAGACTAGGCTCTGTCTTGTTCCTCGAGATTTCACAGCAGTTAACCccattcaacatttattgaaagctcaataaatatgttattgtaaaattcataaatttttatGTACTCTTCTGACTCAGACCAAGAAGTCTGTTTTTTCATATAGTGAAATTTCCATTCTCTTTTATGATACATTCTTTAAGTATGTAATTCCACTTGAGGTTCCCCAATTTTTTTCTAACAAAGAGTTGATtagattcttttgtattttagCTTGAGTTATAAATGATCTAAAAATACACATACTTAATACACACCATATATAATCACAGTTGtccattctcattttaaaaatgaggttgtcaaatataaaaatcattcttTGCTACTTGGCAGCATAATAAAAGCCTTCTGTCATATTTAGTCCTGGACTAAATGAAAAAGTTATTGACCAGAAAGTACTATATATTTGGCCTTCTCTCTGATAACTTACATCGCAGCTAAGTCAAATATTTCCTATCCTTCAGTCATTGTCAGGATACCTTGTCACCTTCCTATGTTGCTAAATCAAAAGATAACATCTGCCTTAGAAGCTTCAATTAAATGGTTACTTGGAGTTTCACCTGgttgttttaaaaagttctttcctAATCACTAAGAAAGTTGGATATAAGCTCCCACTCTTGCCTAGTCCCACAGTTCAGCCTAAACTAGGCTTCCATTACAAGGAAGTACTGGGCATGTTTTGCCTAAAAGTTAACCTCCTCGCCTCAACACCAGGTTAAAGGTCATAAAGGGGCCACCAGAGCATTTCTGGTGGTGGGACAGGAATGAACTGTCTCTGCAGCCCAGGTACCTCCCCTCAGTCCTGTCAGCACAACTCCAGGTTATCTGACTCCCTACCAACCACCACAGTCAGCCCGTGTGTACTGAGGACAGAGACTAATTTTTTCGTGCAAAAATACCACTATTTTCTTCTGCTACTCATAgtcagcctttttaaaaatactctcaTGAAATTAATTGACGCTGATATTgatacagatattaaaaaactGGGTTCCCATTAATATGTCTAAGACTATTAGAGAATTTGGTCACCAACTGATGAAACATAAGCATATAAATCACTCAGTGGGGATACAGTTCACATAATTTATATAcagtttttgtttaaaatgagAGTGAGTGTCCTTCTAAAATTCCCCTTCATTTAGATGAAATTCATCATATCGATACGTAAAAACAGCTAATCAATGAGTCTCCTGTAATTACTACTCATATTGAGAAGCCACACTTCATAAGGGTAGTTGAAAcctttcataaaatattaaaatgacaaATCATATCGGTTATTTTTGTAGAAATACTTTCCTCGGAGGAAACTATTGTTCTAGTgttcagaaaagggaaagaaaatgattaaaaaaatagttctCTGATAGTCATAACCTCAGATGTCCACTGAATCCGAAAGTTGCAAATGGTGAAAAAAGTTATCCAGGAAGATCTtatggtggggagagaggtggggagagatGTAGGTGGTCTCTGACCATTCTTAGGAGCACAGACTCCTACTCACAGAGGGCTCTGAAGTTGGAGTGTTATCACTGTCATCCTCCATCCACACAAGATGATTTTCTCAATAGAAAACCTACCTCCCAATGAGCCCTGGAAGTCTACTCTGGAACTGCAAAACTAACAATTGTTTAAATGGCTAAGTAGGGATCTCCTTCTGTTGTTGGGAAAGTTGATATTCTGTTATTTCTGGCAGAGGACATATTTCTAAACTGGCAGaatttcccctttaaaaaaattgaccTAATCTTTAATTAAGTGAAACAAAGAAACATATTCTTGGTGGTCCTGTCTTAAACATTACTAATGAATCTCTTGTGTAATAGATTCTGGGGACTGAGCAGGAAACACAGACCTGGGGAAAATGTCCTCAGAGAGGTACCTGTAAATCACATTAACATTGGAAGAGTCCAGGTTCATGCCATGATTAGTATCAGATTACAAGACAAAAGGCAGCcttctgttattttatttcaatattatgCCAGGAATTTATAAGATGataaagacaattttttcaatttgttaatccTGTAAAAATGTGATTGGTGGTTAGCATCAGTATAAGTagagaatggcaacacactccactttcttttttttaaatataaatttatttattttaattggaggttaattactttacaatattgtattggttttgtcatacatcaacatgaatccaccataggtatacacgggttccccatactgaacccccctccctcctccctcccagtagCATCCCTCTTTCTTggaaaattcgatggacagaggagcctggcgggctacagtccatggggtcactaagagtcagacatgactgagtgactaacactttcactttcaagtattctggtaataatagagaaaaaaatctgttatcaaaagaaaaggaaatgtgatAACTTATTGTtgatagttttaaaattacttccCAGATCTTtataattcttttgtttttacatttcatgggaccttttgttttattttatttttttaatttttatttttactttattttactttgcaatactgtattggttttgccatacattgacatgaatccaccacgggtgtacatgcgatcccaaacatgaacccccctcccacctccctccccacaacatccctctgggtcatccccatgggagttgatttacaatattgtgttaatttctgccttacagaaattcagttatacatgcacatacattctttttacattctttaaaattttt
This window encodes:
- the LOC128047764 gene encoding olfactory receptor 6C2-like, with amino-acid sequence MRNHTSLPTFILQGLTDDPPMQVLIFIFLLVSYLLSVTGNLTIIILTIVDSRLKTPMYFFLKHFSFLETLFTTVCIPRFLYSLSTGDKTISYNACISQLFFIFLFAATEFSLLAIMSYDHYVAICKPLHYATIMNSRICGRLVICCWIAGGLVIFPPLCLGLNLEFCDYHVIDHFLCDASPVLKISCSDTWFIEQMVVALAVLTDIGTFLCVVLSYIYIIKTIINFPFTQQKMKAFSTCSSHLIVVSITYGSCIFIYVKPSAKDEVAINKGVLVLTTSVAPMLNPLIYSLRNKQVKQAFTDLIKRISLISKK